One Granulicella sp. 5B5 DNA window includes the following coding sequences:
- a CDS encoding multidrug efflux RND transporter permease subunit: MSKFFIRRPIVAMVIAILMVIGGFVSMLSLPTAQFPNIVPPEILVQATYPGADAKTLEQAVATPIEQQMNGVDNMNYMESTNASNGLTQLTVDFDVATNPDTDQILSQLRVSQAQSQLPSIVQVAGLTVNKALTSPLMLLSVSSPNSTYDGIFLANYANINLVDAITRVKGVSRVQVFGAGPYALRVWVKPDQLAKLGVTVPEITAALATQNNVNPSGQIGGEPVPSGQEMTYTVLTQGRLVTEKQFGDIILRSNPDGSVLHLRDVARIELGSQTYNLNGRFNGKPAAVLAVYQLPGSNAVQTAKNVRAELATLQQSFPPDIIASVPLDTTKAVNAGIHEIIVTLFIALALVILVVFIFLQGWRATLIPLLAVPVSLIGTFIVFPILGFSINTLSLFGLVLAIGLVVDDAIVVVEAVEHHIEEGMSPVDASYAAMEQVASPVIAIALILSAVFIPTAFIPGITGRLYQQFAVTIAISVIFSAFNALTLSPALCALLLKPRSEKKGLLQKFFSGFNNLFGRVTNGYVSGSGWLVRKSFVVVFIIIGVSALVLLVGKQLPGGFLPTEDQGYAFVNLQLPEGASLQRTTAASADVEAALHKVPGVQSVISVVGFSLLSQTQSTYNAFYFVTLKDWDQRKSKDEQFDVIEANLSKALGGIKQGIAFSFAPPAIAGLGTSGGVSMVLEDRSGNNDPQFLTQNVYKYLGAISKNHQIIAAAIPTYYPAVPQLYVDVDREKVAQQQVSLSDVYTTMQAFMGGSLVNYFNRFGRQWQTYVEAEGDSRTNINNIGQFYVTAANGNRVPLSALTTVRRTTGPEFTTRYNEYEAASITIVAPPGVSSGQVMAYLEKTFAETMPKGMGMDYTGLSFQEKKAQESVPAWVVYAISIVLCFLILAAQYESWSLPFGVLLSTPVAILGAYLALYGRHLENDVYAQIGLVMLIGLSAKNAILIVEFAKDEYQKGETIFQAAMGAARLRFRPIIMTAFAFILGCVPLWFATGAGGVSRQILGTVVIGGMLAATMLAVFLVPTTFSLAERVAQKFSKAHNASLDSDHDAGPPRGDRYGTPHQKNDTTDGGHS; encoded by the coding sequence ATGTCGAAGTTTTTTATTCGCCGGCCCATCGTGGCCATGGTGATTGCGATCCTTATGGTGATCGGCGGCTTCGTTTCGATGCTCAGCCTGCCCACCGCGCAGTTTCCGAACATCGTTCCACCTGAGATTCTTGTCCAGGCCACGTATCCCGGCGCCGACGCGAAGACGCTGGAACAGGCCGTGGCCACGCCGATTGAGCAGCAGATGAACGGTGTGGACAACATGAACTACATGGAGTCCACCAACGCCAGTAACGGCTTGACGCAGCTGACGGTCGACTTCGACGTTGCCACCAATCCGGACACCGACCAGATCCTTTCGCAACTGCGTGTCTCGCAGGCGCAATCGCAGCTGCCGTCGATCGTGCAGGTCGCCGGCCTGACGGTGAACAAGGCGCTGACCTCACCGTTGATGCTGCTGTCCGTGTCGTCGCCAAACTCCACCTACGATGGCATCTTCCTTGCCAACTACGCGAACATCAACCTGGTGGATGCCATCACGCGCGTCAAGGGCGTGTCGCGCGTGCAGGTCTTTGGCGCGGGCCCCTATGCACTGCGCGTCTGGGTGAAGCCTGACCAACTCGCCAAGCTGGGCGTTACCGTGCCTGAGATCACTGCCGCGCTTGCCACGCAGAACAACGTGAACCCGTCCGGCCAGATCGGCGGGGAGCCCGTGCCTTCCGGCCAGGAGATGACCTACACCGTCCTCACGCAGGGACGCCTGGTCACCGAGAAGCAGTTCGGCGACATCATCCTGCGTTCGAACCCCGATGGCTCCGTGCTGCATCTGCGCGATGTCGCCCGCATCGAGCTTGGCTCGCAGACCTACAACCTGAATGGCCGCTTCAATGGCAAGCCTGCTGCGGTGCTGGCTGTGTATCAACTGCCCGGTTCCAACGCCGTGCAGACAGCGAAGAACGTGCGCGCTGAACTTGCAACGCTGCAACAGAGCTTTCCGCCGGACATCATCGCCAGCGTGCCGCTGGATACGACCAAGGCTGTGAACGCAGGCATCCACGAGATCATCGTCACGCTCTTCATCGCGCTCGCGCTCGTGATCCTGGTGGTGTTCATCTTCCTGCAGGGATGGCGCGCTACGCTCATCCCGTTGCTGGCCGTGCCCGTGTCGTTGATTGGTACCTTTATCGTCTTCCCGATACTGGGCTTCTCGATCAACACTCTGTCCCTGTTCGGCCTGGTGCTCGCCATCGGCCTCGTCGTCGACGACGCGATCGTCGTGGTCGAAGCCGTGGAGCACCATATCGAAGAGGGCATGAGCCCGGTCGATGCCAGCTACGCCGCCATGGAGCAGGTGGCCAGCCCGGTCATCGCCATCGCGCTCATCCTGTCGGCGGTGTTCATTCCTACGGCATTCATCCCGGGCATCACGGGCCGCCTGTACCAACAGTTCGCCGTTACGATCGCGATCTCGGTGATCTTCTCGGCCTTCAACGCGCTTACGCTCAGCCCAGCGCTGTGCGCCCTGCTGCTGAAGCCGAGGTCGGAGAAGAAGGGCCTGCTGCAGAAGTTCTTCAGCGGCTTCAACAATCTCTTTGGCCGCGTGACCAATGGCTACGTCAGCGGTTCAGGCTGGCTGGTGCGCAAGTCGTTTGTCGTCGTGTTCATCATTATCGGTGTGAGCGCGCTGGTCCTGCTCGTTGGCAAACAGCTGCCAGGGGGCTTCCTGCCGACGGAAGACCAGGGCTACGCCTTCGTGAACCTGCAGCTTCCTGAAGGAGCGTCGCTGCAACGCACCACCGCGGCCTCGGCCGACGTGGAAGCTGCGCTGCACAAGGTGCCGGGCGTGCAGAGCGTCATCTCCGTCGTGGGCTTCAGCCTCCTGTCACAGACGCAGTCCACATACAACGCCTTCTACTTTGTGACGCTCAAGGACTGGGACCAGCGCAAGAGCAAGGATGAGCAGTTCGATGTCATCGAGGCGAATCTTTCCAAGGCGCTCGGCGGCATCAAGCAGGGCATTGCGTTCTCGTTTGCACCCCCGGCCATCGCCGGACTTGGCACTTCGGGCGGCGTTTCGATGGTGCTGGAAGACCGTTCCGGCAACAACGATCCACAGTTCCTGACGCAGAACGTTTACAAGTATCTCGGTGCTATCTCGAAGAACCACCAGATCATCGCAGCAGCAATCCCGACCTACTATCCTGCCGTGCCACAGCTCTACGTGGACGTGGACCGCGAGAAAGTAGCGCAGCAGCAGGTGAGCCTGTCTGACGTCTACACCACCATGCAGGCGTTCATGGGCGGGAGCCTTGTGAACTACTTCAACCGCTTCGGCCGCCAATGGCAGACTTACGTGGAGGCTGAAGGCGACTCGCGCACAAACATCAACAACATCGGCCAGTTCTATGTAACGGCTGCCAACGGCAACCGCGTGCCGCTCTCGGCGCTCACCACGGTGCGGCGTACAACAGGCCCGGAGTTCACCACGCGCTACAACGAGTATGAGGCTGCGAGCATCACGATCGTCGCGCCGCCGGGCGTGAGTTCTGGACAGGTGATGGCTTACCTTGAAAAGACGTTCGCCGAGACGATGCCTAAAGGCATGGGCATGGACTACACCGGCCTGAGCTTCCAGGAAAAGAAGGCCCAGGAGAGCGTGCCCGCATGGGTCGTTTACGCCATCTCCATCGTGCTTTGCTTCCTCATCCTGGCAGCGCAGTATGAGAGCTGGTCGCTGCCCTTCGGTGTGCTGCTCAGCACACCGGTCGCCATCCTGGGAGCGTATCTCGCTCTTTACGGCCGGCATCTTGAGAACGATGTGTACGCGCAGATCGGTCTCGTCATGCTGATCGGCCTTTCCGCGAAGAACGCCATCCTCATCGTCGAATTCGCCAAGGACGAGTACCAGAAGGGTGAGACCATCTTCCAGGCTGCGATGGGTGCTGCCCGGCTCCGCTTCCGTCCCATCATCATGACCGCCTTTGCGTTCATCCTGGGATGCGTTCCGCTATGGTTCGCTACCGGCGCCGGCGGCGTCTCGCGCCAGATCCTGGGAACCGTTGTCATCGGAGGCATGTTGGCCGCGACAATGCTCGCCGTCTTCCTGGTGCCGACGACCTTCTCGCTCGCAGAGCGTGTAGCACAGAAGTTCAGCAAAGCACACAACGCAAGCCTCGACTCCGACCACGACGCTGGCCCGCCACGCGGCGACCGCTATGGCACGCCACACCAAAAGAACGACACCACGGACGGAGGTCACTCTTGA
- a CDS encoding ROK family transcriptional regulator produces MQRFSFNRTQTASNKTPRRINRNLIFNLIRTKQPISRADLARVSGLQRSTISLIVEDLIAEGWIVEGAVGHLPRGRRPTFLEINSRRAIIALDIHPSQTTIAVTDLAGRIITQQIVLVPDGATKALNAIVNAIRKLLAAHEDLSFDGIGISLPGRADLNLQKLIFAPNLNWPVLSLKSKMERATGLRVKMDNVANACALSEVWFGSSDGLHDLVVVNVSEGIGTGIFANGQLLRGESGLAGEFGHVQLDADGPQCACGNRGCWEVLASNRAAVAAYAQLTGTQPITFDALLKLSQKGDKHAITALTRMAENLGRGIRTICVALAPKEIVVVGDITTVWHSFGSIIEAQMKKNAFTKPPILRPAYDGATARLRSAVALVLGDDSISSDQ; encoded by the coding sequence ATGCAGCGATTTAGTTTCAACCGCACGCAAACGGCCTCCAACAAGACGCCGCGCAGGATCAACCGCAACCTGATCTTCAACCTCATCCGCACCAAGCAGCCCATCTCGCGTGCGGACCTCGCGCGTGTCTCGGGCCTGCAGCGCAGCACCATCTCGCTCATCGTCGAAGACCTCATCGCCGAAGGCTGGATCGTCGAAGGCGCAGTCGGCCATCTGCCTCGCGGCCGCCGGCCCACGTTTCTTGAGATCAACTCCCGCCGCGCTATCATCGCACTCGACATTCATCCTTCGCAGACGACCATCGCCGTCACCGACCTTGCCGGCCGCATCATCACGCAGCAGATCGTGCTCGTGCCCGATGGCGCCACCAAGGCGCTCAACGCCATCGTCAACGCCATCCGCAAGCTGCTCGCCGCGCATGAGGACCTCTCCTTCGACGGCATCGGCATCAGCCTCCCCGGCCGTGCTGACCTCAACCTGCAGAAGCTCATCTTCGCGCCCAACCTCAACTGGCCTGTGCTCAGCCTCAAGTCCAAGATGGAGCGCGCCACCGGCCTCCGCGTCAAGATGGACAACGTCGCCAACGCCTGCGCGCTCTCCGAGGTCTGGTTCGGTTCGTCGGACGGCCTGCACGACCTCGTCGTCGTCAACGTCTCGGAGGGCATCGGCACCGGCATCTTCGCCAACGGCCAGCTGCTGCGTGGCGAAAGCGGCCTCGCTGGCGAGTTCGGCCACGTGCAGCTCGATGCCGACGGCCCCCAGTGCGCCTGCGGCAACCGCGGCTGCTGGGAGGTCCTGGCCTCCAACCGCGCTGCCGTCGCCGCCTACGCGCAGCTCACCGGCACGCAGCCCATCACCTTTGATGCGCTGCTCAAACTTTCGCAGAAGGGCGACAAGCATGCCATCACCGCGCTCACCCGCATGGCGGAGAACCTTGGCCGGGGCATCCGCACCATCTGCGTCGCACTCGCGCCCAAAGAGATCGTCGTCGTCGGCGACATCACCACGGTCTGGCACAGCTTCGGCAGTATTATCGAGGCGCAGATGAAGAAGAACGCCTTCACCAAGCCACCTATCCTGCGCCCTGCTTATGACGGCGCGACAGCCCGTCTCCGTAGCGCGGTCGCCCTGGTGCTCGGCGACGACTCTATCTCCTCAGACCAGTAA
- a CDS encoding glycoside hydrolase family 2 TIM barrel-domain containing protein, producing the protein MTALSRRQFLSRSAGAALAVALPVAPAWSRSLAGLSADQSADATMQRLTGHWEYFQGPLDDTWEVWNKGEIAVWQPISLPHCFNHYDACDPDTPAYRGEGWYRTHLTLANPHTNGRTLLHFGGAGQTTDVYLGDQHLAQHVGGYDEFVVDITEAAAKSASTPAAKGEPAGLRLAVRCNNSHDVERMPSDLSDFTLYGGLYRHATLVYLPALSVEAIHAHVELADAHAPAKITLTGRLYNPASLATDDAKLTLDLLDPGGKVIASKQIAWHEAQASSTAFTGERDLATFALSKPELWSPASPQLYQCRITLTSASGTHSLTERFGVRHIDFIVDGPFHLNGERLLLRGTHRHEDHAGYAAAIPDDITRQEFQLIKEVGANFIRLAHYQQSRLVLDLCDELGILVWEEIPWCRSGIAGPRWRQMGRDKLHNMIDQHFNHPAVIFWGLGNEDDWPTEYPDLAQTDKDNIRTYMSELNTLAHQLDSSRYTSYRRCDFARDIPDVYSPSIWAGWYSGRFTEYQQSLETQRKRVKRLIHIEWGADSHAHRHSEDPDRIVDQIATGHGTDERGLAYKSTGGDARVSRDGDWSETYACNLFDWTLKVQESTPWLSGAAQWIFKDFTTPLRVENPVPRVNQKGMIERDMTPKEGYYVFQSYWAQKPMVRLYGHTWPVRWGAADEKKLVKVYSNCPQAEVFLNGVSLGTKHRDSQDYPCAGLRWQTTFKPGRNHLKVIAKPASDAPITDEIEFTYQTETWSAPAHFKLVEKSSDASTLTVLATLHDANGVLCLDAKNEVRFTLSGDGTLIDNRGTSTGSRVVQLYNGRAEITLQRGAGESGIAISSQGLPTALLTLSAT; encoded by the coding sequence ATGACCGCACTCTCCCGCCGCCAGTTTCTCTCCCGCTCCGCAGGCGCCGCCCTAGCCGTCGCGTTGCCCGTCGCACCCGCGTGGTCGCGTTCACTCGCAGGCCTCTCCGCCGACCAGTCCGCCGACGCCACCATGCAACGTCTCACCGGCCACTGGGAGTACTTCCAGGGCCCGCTCGACGACACATGGGAGGTCTGGAACAAGGGCGAGATCGCCGTCTGGCAGCCCATCAGCCTGCCGCACTGCTTCAACCACTACGACGCCTGCGACCCCGACACGCCCGCCTACCGCGGAGAAGGTTGGTATCGCACGCACCTCACGCTGGCGAACCCCCACACCAACGGCCGCACGCTGCTGCACTTCGGTGGGGCAGGGCAGACCACCGATGTTTACCTCGGCGACCAGCATCTGGCGCAGCACGTCGGCGGCTACGACGAGTTCGTCGTCGACATCACCGAAGCCGCGGCGAAGTCCGCCTCCACACCCGCAGCCAAGGGCGAACCCGCCGGCCTCCGCCTCGCCGTCCGCTGCAACAACAGCCACGACGTCGAGCGGATGCCCTCGGACCTTTCGGACTTCACGCTCTACGGCGGCCTCTACCGCCACGCCACTCTGGTCTACCTGCCGGCGCTCTCCGTCGAAGCCATCCACGCGCACGTCGAGTTAGCCGACGCACACGCGCCTGCAAAGATCACTCTCACCGGCCGCCTCTACAACCCCGCCAGCCTCGCCACCGACGACGCCAAACTAACGCTCGACCTCCTCGACCCAGGTGGCAAGGTCATTGCCAGCAAACAGATCGCATGGCACGAAGCGCAGGCCTCCAGCACTGCCTTCACCGGCGAGCGCGACCTCGCCACCTTCGCGCTCTCGAAGCCCGAGCTCTGGTCGCCCGCCTCGCCGCAGCTCTACCAATGCCGCATCACGCTCACTTCCGCCTCGGGCACGCACAGTCTCACGGAGCGCTTCGGCGTCCGCCACATCGACTTCATCGTAGACGGCCCGTTCCACCTCAACGGCGAGCGCCTTCTGCTCCGCGGCACGCACCGTCATGAAGACCACGCAGGCTACGCCGCCGCCATCCCCGATGACATCACGCGGCAGGAGTTCCAGCTCATCAAAGAGGTCGGTGCGAACTTCATCCGTCTCGCTCACTACCAGCAATCGCGGCTCGTACTCGACCTCTGCGACGAGCTCGGCATCCTCGTATGGGAAGAAATTCCCTGGTGCCGCTCCGGCATCGCCGGCCCGCGCTGGCGGCAGATGGGCCGCGACAAGCTCCACAACATGATCGACCAGCACTTCAACCATCCGGCGGTCATCTTCTGGGGCCTCGGCAACGAGGACGACTGGCCCACCGAGTATCCCGATCTCGCGCAGACCGACAAGGACAATATCCGCACCTACATGTCCGAGCTCAACACACTCGCGCATCAGCTCGACAGCTCGCGCTACACCAGCTATCGCCGCTGCGACTTCGCGCGCGACATCCCCGACGTCTACTCGCCCTCCATCTGGGCCGGCTGGTACAGCGGTCGTTTCACCGAGTACCAGCAGTCGCTCGAAACCCAGCGCAAGCGCGTCAAACGCCTCATCCACATCGAGTGGGGCGCAGACAGCCACGCTCACCGCCACTCTGAAGACCCCGACCGCATCGTCGACCAGATCGCCACCGGCCACGGCACCGACGAGCGCGGCCTCGCCTACAAGAGCACCGGCGGCGATGCGCGCGTCTCCCGCGACGGTGACTGGTCCGAGACCTACGCCTGCAACCTCTTCGACTGGACGCTCAAGGTGCAAGAGTCGACGCCCTGGCTCTCCGGCGCCGCGCAGTGGATCTTCAAAGACTTCACCACGCCGCTGCGCGTTGAAAACCCCGTCCCGCGCGTGAACCAGAAGGGCATGATCGAACGCGACATGACCCCCAAGGAGGGCTACTACGTCTTCCAGTCCTACTGGGCCCAGAAGCCGATGGTGCGCCTCTACGGCCACACCTGGCCTGTGCGCTGGGGCGCGGCGGATGAGAAGAAGCTCGTCAAGGTCTACTCCAACTGCCCGCAGGCTGAGGTCTTTCTCAACGGAGTCTCGCTCGGCACAAAACACCGCGACAGCCAGGACTACCCCTGCGCCGGCCTGCGCTGGCAGACAACCTTCAAGCCCGGCCGCAACCATCTCAAGGTCATTGCAAAGCCCGCCAGCGATGCGCCGATCACGGACGAGATCGAGTTCACCTACCAGACCGAGACATGGTCCGCGCCCGCACACTTCAAACTCGTCGAGAAGTCCAGCGACGCCTCCACCCTCACCGTGCTCGCCACGCTGCACGACGCTAACGGCGTCCTCTGCCTCGATGCAAAGAACGAGGTCCGCTTCACTCTTTCCGGTGATGGCACGCTCATCGACAACCGCGGCACCTCCACCGGCTCACGCGTCGTGCAGCTCTACAACGGTCGAGCGGAGATCACGCTCCAGCGGGGCGCAGGCGAAAGCGGCATAGCCATCTCATCGCAGGGACTGCCCACGGCCCTGTTGACGCTATCGGCAACCTGA
- a CDS encoding efflux transporter outer membrane subunit, translating into MRRLSLLTIGAALATTLVGCKVGPNYKQPVVNTPAEYRGALAPDVSAAANNGTPLGAEKWNTIFTDPVLQALITEALKNNYDVKIAADRVLEEKAAVGVTRAGEFPTLSGGASYDAISLPGGLLSGFGNNNNNNGGSSNSNNNARSNIYSGGLTASAAWNLDFWGQYRRMTEAQRAEYRATQWAQQTTYSTLIDEIATDYYQLRSLDAQLAVTRQTIAARKQSLALTTTLEQGGGGTLADVRQAEELYYTAQAEIPTLEQQIAQTENNLGLLLGRNPGPILRDVTASPDILAKAAHPVEIPVGLPSDLLERRPDVRRAEELLIQANANIGVARAQFYPSLSITGDGGTSSSQFKKIFDGSNILYYVAGSATEPIFDAGRIRNNYREAQAKDKELLDTYQQTIAGAFRDVSNALVAYSKSREYRDQQEKLVASSADAVRLARMRYQAGATSYLEVLTNDTTLYNAQLSLATAQQQEAQALVQLYNALGGGW; encoded by the coding sequence TTGAGACGCTTATCGCTCCTCACCATCGGCGCAGCCCTGGCGACCACGCTTGTGGGCTGCAAGGTCGGACCCAACTACAAACAGCCAGTCGTCAACACGCCGGCAGAGTATCGTGGCGCGCTGGCGCCGGATGTTTCGGCCGCCGCCAACAACGGGACGCCACTTGGCGCGGAGAAGTGGAACACCATCTTCACCGATCCCGTGTTGCAAGCCCTCATCACCGAGGCGCTGAAGAACAACTACGACGTGAAGATCGCCGCGGACCGCGTGCTCGAAGAGAAGGCCGCGGTTGGCGTTACGCGCGCAGGTGAGTTCCCAACACTCTCCGGCGGAGCGAGCTATGACGCGATCTCTTTGCCAGGCGGGCTGCTCAGCGGATTCGGCAACAACAATAACAACAACGGCGGCAGCAGCAACTCCAACAACAATGCCCGCTCGAATATCTACTCCGGTGGTCTCACCGCTTCTGCCGCCTGGAACCTCGATTTCTGGGGCCAGTATCGCCGCATGACCGAAGCACAGCGGGCCGAGTATCGCGCCACACAGTGGGCCCAGCAGACCACGTACTCCACGCTGATCGACGAGATCGCCACCGACTACTACCAGTTGCGCTCGCTCGACGCTCAGCTGGCGGTGACGCGCCAGACCATCGCCGCTCGCAAGCAGTCGCTCGCGCTGACCACCACTCTGGAGCAGGGTGGCGGCGGGACGCTTGCCGATGTTCGCCAGGCAGAGGAGCTCTACTACACCGCGCAGGCAGAGATACCTACGCTCGAACAGCAGATCGCGCAGACTGAAAACAATCTCGGCCTGCTGCTCGGCCGCAATCCAGGGCCGATCCTCCGCGATGTCACGGCTTCGCCTGACATCCTTGCGAAGGCGGCACATCCTGTCGAGATTCCTGTCGGCCTGCCCTCGGACCTGCTCGAACGGCGGCCGGATGTTCGCCGCGCCGAAGAGCTGCTGATCCAGGCCAATGCCAACATTGGCGTGGCTCGAGCGCAGTTCTACCCTTCCCTTTCCATCACTGGCGACGGCGGCACATCGAGCTCGCAGTTCAAGAAGATCTTCGATGGCAGCAATATCCTGTACTACGTGGCTGGCTCGGCCACGGAACCAATCTTCGATGCCGGCAGAATCCGTAACAACTACCGCGAGGCGCAGGCCAAGGACAAGGAGCTTCTCGATACCTACCAGCAGACGATCGCGGGAGCGTTTCGCGATGTCTCGAATGCCCTGGTCGCTTACTCCAAGTCGCGCGAGTACCGTGACCAGCAGGAGAAGCTGGTTGCCTCCTCTGCCGATGCGGTGCGGCTGGCGCGAATGCGGTACCAGGCTGGCGCCACCAGCTATCTCGAGGTGCTGACCAACGACACCACTCTGTACAACGCCCAGCTTTCGCTGGCGACCGCGCAGCAGCAGGAAGCGCAAGCGCTGGTGCAACTGTACAACGCGCTGGGAGGCGGGTGGTAG